ccacacaggcgcccccccccccacccctttttgtttatctgttggCCTCACTTCTCTTACTGTGCCTATGATTTCAGAGTGAAGACATTTCAGGCACAGTTATTTCATTAGTGCTTTCTACCTTTTGGTTGTGACAATTTATCTTTTCTCAATTTGGTTCATATGAAAAGGTATACCCAATCTACTTCATTCAATGTATGAACaaacttcatttctctttattcattGATGCCCTCCACTACCTTACTGTGAATAAATCCACATACTTGGTATTTGAAAGCCATAAAGATGGGTAAAACTTTCTAAAGCAGATCCCTAATTAGGCTAGGAACTGGCAGGGGTGCCCTCAGATGTACGGCAATTAAGCTACTAAGAATTCAATAGTTTCTTCTTATCATTTGTTGTAGGCACTCAGTAATGTCCTTGGTCTTTTGATGGTCCCCAGAGCATTGCTGAGATTGGAGGGGGGAGAAGTGGACTTCATTTGTAAAGACTCATGACTTGGTCTGGTGGTAATCTTGCCCGGCAATCGGCTATTGAagaattcttattaaaattgCAAGAAGTTCCCATATTCATGGTAATCCAACCCAACTGATGTGAACCAATTGAACCCTACTGGAAACTAGTTATTGCAGGGGTTCCTTTCTTGGTTCTCTTGCCTGAAACCTTCCAAGTCTACTCTTCAGACTACTTTCCAGGTTCAGTTTCTGGcagtttcctctctctccttttgttccTATATTCCTAAACTTTCCATTCCCACCCCTTTACATCTCCATGTGTAagtcctgttttctttttgactATCAAATCTATGAATGCTGAACCAGGAAAAGCCCCCATTAAAATAGGACTGTAAGACTTTGTAACAGAAAATTTAGGTAAGCCTCCTCAGAGCAGTGATGGATAGTTTCAAAATTCATGTTCACCTTATCTCTACTCCTTAGGGGTAAGTAAAGTGTTTCCTTTCCAATCCTAGGGGTAATGTCCTTTTCTCTATCTCCCTTCATCCCCTTTCTCTCCACAAACAGGCCAAATGACTTTAGACAGCAGAAAGTATAAAATGCTTGGATTTACATATCAAAGTATATTGAATGTTTATATGCTAATACATAAAGCCCTCAACTATACTGAAAAAAAAGATACTGCCAACTATGATCCAGATAATACttgtttcacatttaaaaaataggattaataataatttaaaaaaaaagccaaaggatTATTCAGCATTccctatacattaaaaaaattgaatcccTCAACAAAAGTATCTTTAGGGATAAAGGAGGTTCAACTCTAGTTTGGCTAACTACTATGACCTtggggaaagttacttaacctctttaaattccagtttccttatctttaaaatgatggtgaaaatgttttcctcataGGATATACATGAGAATTATAGAGATCATGTATGTAAATAACTTCGCACAGTTGCCGGTATTAAAAACTcaataagggatgcctgggtggctcagtcagtgaagcatctgcccctggctcaggtcatgatcccagggattgagtcctgcatcaggttccttgctcaccatggagcctgcttctccctctgcctgcttctcccccctgcttgtgcgctctctgacaaataaaatcttaaaaaaaaaacctcaataaaattaaaaaatgatgctGATAATAAGGATATGCTCTTTTAGCCAAGCAATCACATATTTTTGCcctcaactgaaaaaaaaatttattccctAACCTTCAAGTTATGTTACTATGATCACCATTCCCTTTTAAACTGTAACACAGTCCACATTCCCCAGTATTTTTATCAATTACACTTTAtgaatgtgttttttctttatttgtgagaACTATGTCACCTCTCTGCATCTTCATCCTGGAAGGATCTCTGGACCAATCAATATTCATGATGGCCTGAAAAAGCTTAATTTATGGGCAATAAAGTGGACCTTAATATCAGGGGCAactttatctttatttccttcattgaCTAATGACTATGTGTAGAAAAAACAACTAATTTGGCATTTATCCAACTATGTTTATTATCTACATTGCATTAGGTTAATACTCTAAGGGATAGAGCAATGAACAGTCTGGCTTCATGGATGCTGCCCGGAAGGATGGTAAGAGGAATAAAACTACTTGCAAATTAGAATAAGTGGTTTAGTCAGGGCAAAAATCCTGTGTTCTCCCTTGGGAAACTTCACTGAGTTATAAATGTGGGAAGAAAAATATAGACTGGGTGTAAGAACAAATGTGAGGAATAAAGGGTAAATCATGGAGCCTTCATTCAGTTCATACTTCATAGTTGCTGATACTATATGTGCTGTAAAAATTGGATAGGATACAGTATCTTCCCTCACAGAGAGTCCAATATAGCAGGAGGATGTGATACACAGTAAGTGCTGAGTGCCTTGGTTTCTTTAGTGTAACAAAAGGCTAAGCTGAAGAAAAAAGGTTGAAGAAGGCACATGTTCACGTAGCAACCTGAATGAAGCATCCCTGTCCCTCACCATTCCAGAGCTAATGGCAGCCCCTTTTGTTACAAAGTGGGACACTAGTACTTCTGGGGAAGAGTGATGCCCACCATTTGTAAGTACCCTGGCATTACAGAATTGTTTCACTGATCAAATTACATTgctggtattttaaaatgttttagttcCTGAACTCTCACAGCAATATGTAAGAACCAAGAGAAAGATGATAGAAAACTGTCTCttggatatttaaaaacaaaaccccacatcTGATAACTAATGCACAATTAGGCAAAAATAAGGTAGCCTATGAAAATGGCTAGGTTGATATGAACACAGCCCTTAGATGGAGTAAAACATTAATACAATCAGGGGAATCCgggaaaaaacaatgaaaaaaaaagtggcatctAAGTTTAGCCTTAAAAATACAGGTCGAgtaacaaaaggcaaaaaaaaaaaaaagagaagagaaggcaaaagaaagtaaaagaggaTGTGCTCAAAAAAACTACAGGAGTTTGCCTGGAGACAAGGAATAAAGAAAGGTTACATCCCTGCTTGTAAACTGTACTTTTCCATTATCAAAACTGATAACATTTGCATTCTACTTTGTAACCACAATTAAGTATAAAGAAACACAATTACCCAAAGCCAGACTTGGTGCTGGAGGGGGAACTTAGTTTACAACCCGAGAGTATACTTGTTGGTTGGACACAATTAGTGGAATACAAAACTGCAGATAGTTTATAAATCTTTATCTCTCCAAACAATGGCGACTTTTATCTCTTCAaatccttctggaggctctgccCCAGGCCCTCAGGGTCAGTACCTTACAGATCACCTTTAGGACTGAAAAGCTCCACTGGAAAAAAACAGGCGCTCTATGAGTTTTAAGTTTTACTCACAtgttaatgagatattttgttaGAACAAATACTACTTATTGTGTATATATCAAGCACTAAGGCaggcttatttttaattctctgactTTTCAGAGTAggtatttttatcttcttttaataGTTGAGCAAACTGGGTTTTAGGCAGACTGATTCACCTACAACCACAAAATTGAGAGTTTGTATTTTAACAGTGATATGCCTGATTTAAAAACTCAATCCCATTTTACTGTGGTGGCTCTTAACCAGTGCTGTATATTTCAACGCCCGGGGGAaacttttaaaactgaaacttacttaaattaagttttaatcagagaaatacatacatacaattaagaaaaacccaaataataCTGTTAGACTGGTAGTGAAAGACAGCAatcctctgccttttctctacCCATCTCCGACTTTTTTCTCCAGAGACAACCACTTCTTTCTATCGTAGCGTTTTTAATAATGTGTTGATATTGCTTTACTCACCTCTCTGTATTAGATCTTGCCTGATTTCCCCCCATTACACACACCTCTCCTCTCCAATCCCCTCAATACTACACATTTTTTGTTGTATTAGTACTCAGTTTTACGTAATTATGACTGACTTTATATGACTAGTATTATTCGCAACAGAAGAATGCAGTGTAGTTCCTGAAAAAACTTTGAATTTTCCTGTTTCATAATGgatttgtttccttaatttttaaaaaatttgcagaCCACCAATTCATCCTCAGACtctgaaaaactaaaaatctcGTCTTTATATTCAAACACACCCGGtactctcagtttttctttttgagacaTTCCACCTAACTTTCTGTCTTTACGCATTTCTTATTGAATTCATGCTCTTCTCCCCTACTCTCCTCCCTCTTTAATATAGTTGTATTACGATTTTAGCAACTTCATGGCATACTCCTTAGGTCATTTACTCTTCAAATAATAAAACgcctttttccccattgaggacaGACTGTATCTCTCAACTTCCCGCTTTATAAGGACAGCATTaccattttttccctcccccttcaaCATCCCTGCTTGTAAACTGTACTTTTCCATTATCAAAGCTGATAACATTTGCGTTCTACTTTGTAACCACAATTAAGTATTATCTCAAAAGATGAAAACCATAAACATCATTTACATTAATTATTACgattatttaaatgttattcaCGAAGTAGCCAAGCTTAGTGCTGTGActggatttccttctctttggctCCAAGGTCTTGAACTACATGCTACTCACAGGGACCACGAAATAGAGTCCACTTTCTCACACTCCAACCCTCTGTTCAAAATCCAGCAGCATTTTATATTGTTTGGTATTGGAAGGTCGCTTTTCCTGTACAGTTGTGCTTTTCCACTGACAATTTCTGATTGTCACGGTTTTCTCTTGTTGAAGAAATATATTTGCCTTCCACATATCTTTAAGATCTTCAGCTTCTTACTCATCCAATGTCTTGCTTACAATCCAATATTCCCGAAATTTATGTCTTACTTCAATTTGGGCCATGAGCTTGttgtacattaaaatttttctgaaaacttTATTAGCCCTCCTTTTTTTAATAATGCATCATGTtcgttctgttttcattttaaggatgcaaagctttttaaatattgtcGTAGCCCTTAACTGAAGTTCTTCGCTGTCCCCGGAAAATCGCGTACTTCCTCTCTCTAACCGCTAACCGCCACCGTCCCGGCAGCTCGGCTAAGACCGTCTCCGTTGAGAGCGCAGCCGCGAAGAGCACTCAAGTCCTCTCGCGAGATTCCAGAGCTCCGCGCTCGCAGCTCCGTTTCGCCGCCGAGCCTCCTGGGAGTCGGCCATGTCCTGGCCGGGAAGCCGGCCGCGTAATCACGGTACTAAATGTGTACCTGCAAGCGGATGTTGAGGATCACCGAGCCTGCGACGTAGAAGTACGGAAAGTTCATGCGCAGCTGCCAGGCCAGCTCGAAGAAGGCGAGCAGGGTGCGGGAGAGCCCTTTGCAGAAGACTCCGTAGGAGCTGGGGACCGTGGCCGTGCTGGAGGCTTTGAGGGCCAAGGAAGACGGAGCCGTCGCGGTGGCCATGGACCCGGTGTCGCCGCTCCCCCAGTGCTGGGCGCCGAGAGTCACCACAGGCCTCGTGGACCCCCGACCGACGGCCGGGACGGCgaggggcagagtgggggtgATTAGGCAGCCGCTAGGCACATACCTGCGCCTCCCGCTGACTCCGTTTCCTCCCCAGCGGCGCTCTGGCCACGGTAGCCGCTGTCGCTCCGCCCCTTCCTGTCTGCTGCTCCCACAGCACTTAGAACTTAACAGGTGGTAGATGCGGAAGGGgttatgcacatatatatgccATACACATTGTCTTATATGTGGTCAGCCAAACAGATATTTTTTTCACtctgaaatgaagaaaggaagctTAGTAAAATTACGTAATTTGAATTTGCCATAGAGAACACAGTTTGTAAGGGTCAAACTTTAGATTAAAACAGGTTTGTCTGCTATGTGATCTGGGGTATTAGCCAGGAATATCACCCTTTGATTTCATAAAATTAACCCTAATATTAGGGCAAGATGAACTCCTTACATAAGCCAGTTCAGACATAAAGTCTCTGTGTTCATAACATACTATAACTGTAAAGGATCACAATCTCAGGCTATGGATTTTCCTGTGTATTAGGACTCTTTCAATTGCAAGTGGCCCAGACCTTtaagcaaacaaaatgaaacacatacatatgcacatatactTTAATTTGGGAGGGGGGGACATGTTACATACATACAATATAATTCCCACCCAGGTAAACCCATGAAAAGTCCAGAACCGGTGGATGGAAGCATGGGGATACACCCGTGAAACCTGTGGCTAAGCCCCAAAGCTTGGAATACTACTAAAATCTCAACTCTGAATAACCTTAGGGTTAACATCATAGTGTATCTCCCATAGCCATATACCCTTCTGATGTTTAAGTGATGCACATTTCATTACCTTCTCCAATCTACATTTTAACTTAACCTCTACACTCAGGGATTATCCAGATACGTAATTTATGATCAAAATCCTCAGATTACTGTCTAGTTCTGAAAAAGCACTGTTGACATATCCCACATCTCACCTGCACTGAATAGCTGTAGTGACTACTCGAAGCACAGTTAATGTATCCTAGAGGACCTCTGTTTCTCTATATCCTACTGATAATGATTGGTACAAATAACATGCCGTTACGAAATTTGTAAAATGTAATTGTGTGTCCCCAGCTAGAATTTTTTCTACTTTGCTATACAAATACCACCCCTGCAACACTGTGTAGACAGCACTTAGAAGAACTGATTACCAGTCACGTGAGACaacttataaaatagaatatttgagaatttaaaatattctgaagaaTGATACAAGATGAATGACAACtctgagaaccaggagaaaatgttttatataatataattttagtaTACAAGTATAATTTACCCTttctgaaaattgaaaaaaagaatagatcaaGATATTCAGGGTCACTTAAGTCATTAAGTTTCTGGATCTTCCATTTCCAACTATATAAAACTATGTGGATTCATTCTCCTCTACCCTTTCTCTACTACCCCACCCCTTACACCCAGCTCTGGTTAACTCCAGGAAAATCCTGTCTTTCATCCTGAGTCCATGGGGAAAATAGCAGCCATCTACTGCTAAGGTGGTTAGGTAGATGTCCTGTTTCAATGGAAAGGACTGGGCAAATAAAGAGTAGTCATGAAGTCCCTCTTCTACTCATTAATATTCTAAAGCTGATGAAGGATTTCCATCAGGTGAAACTGACAGTGGAATGTGGACTAGGACCAATATTTTACATGGTTCTGGTTTTTATTCTGTCCTTTGATCTTTAGATTTGAATAACTGATTCATATTTTTTGCCAAGTAGGCACATGTAAGTAAGCTATTAACAGTAACACGTCCTAAGCCATTTCTCTAGTTGATACTGCATTGGCTACTAACTTGACCTTCCTttcctaatctttattattcccctttTTTTGACTCTATATTCCCaatttagtacttttattttgagagagagcacgggtgaGTGCacggccagggaggggcagaggaaggagagaatctcaagccaactgtcctacatggggctccatctcacgaccctgagatcacaacctgagccaaaatcaagagttaagacacttggggcgcctgggtggctcagtcgttaagcgtctgccttcggctcaggtcatgatcccagggtcctgggatggagccccgcatcaggctccctgctccatgggaagcctgcttctccctctcccactccccctgcttgtgttccctctcttgctgtgtctctctgtgtcaaataaataaataaaatctttaaaaaaaaaaaaagagttaagacacttaaccaactgagccacccaggcagctccGTGCgacccccgggcccccccccccccaccgccccaccgcCCTTTAGTACTTTTTAATGACCTGGTTAGCTTTATGATCCTTTAGAAGAGTTTAAAGGTAAGCACCAGTGGGTCTGTAAAGGACTATATTGGCAAATTCTCACTATTGTAGTTATCAGGCATAATATgtctttcatttatcattttatttgagCCTTATCTCTTAGTCTGACTAAAGACTTGTCAGTTTTgtatatctttaagaaaaaaaccagcttgtagtttgattttttttctactatctGTATAGTCTCTGCTTTTCATTTACACTCCTtgttagtggttttttttttttttttttggtggttccTTGAAGTataaattaggttgtttatttgagaactTTCAATCAGCCCACCCCAAGTGCATGTTTGCCACTAAAACCTTTGTGACTCTCCATGCCACTGTTTTTGTTCTTAGCGGCTCCCAGGGGCTCCCAGCAGATGATGGTATGTGAAGACCCATCAGTGTCACTAAGTCAGGCTCCTGGAGAACTACTAATTACTTTGCCCGTCAGCTCCTTGATGCAGGTCTGACCTTCATGCAGCAATTAGGAAGTCAGGACATTAGATACGCAGACTAACCCCTATGAGGGAGAAACAGAGCTGAGTGTTTTTGCCTACTTTGTGCTTAAGCAGAGGGGATAGTCACTGGGAGTCTTTGTGTGCACATTTAGAACCACCTCTTTAGTTTGTGTGGTCCCCAGGGATTTGTGAATGCTGAATCCTGCCAGTTCCCAGGAGCCAGTCGTAATAGTTGGGATGCTGGGTGTCTGGATGTGCTTCTAGTGAGAAGCTGCAGATTTGGTTTTATTGTTGAAGTGATCTGGGAGGACACAGTGGGTGATGTGCCCTGCTCTTCTGTCAGGCTCCAGGGAGGATCACAGGTAGTTCCAACATACAGGCTGATTAGAAGCCATATCCTCAGGCAGCAGCTGTGAAAGTCTGCAAATTTCTTCTAGGGAGAAACATAGAAATCGGTgttttctcctgctccctctgcactgaacctgggggtgggaagggattGCCGTGGGGAGTGCTAGCATGTCTTAACTGCTGCTTTGTCTGATAATAGTCCTGTAGGCCTAGGTGCAAGCCCTCTTGGCTCCTAGAGCTAGGTGATTTGGGAGAGCATTTCTTGGGTTACAAGTTGGGGCATTATATGTGTGGTCTAAACTTTTTGCTCTTTCGGGAGAAGCTGGGAGTTGGGGTTCCCTCCTGATTGGTGCTGTGCAGGGGTGAGGCTTATGCTGAAAGTGTGTTTTGGCCTTTCCTACTTGTTTTGATGTGGATATATTCTAAGTTTCCCAATGTGTAGGAGTCACTCAGTCTGGATTTTTCTTAGAGGAAACTGATCCATGTGTAGTGAGGagagaaattcagagaaattGTCACCATCTTAATGATATTTCAGCTCATTTTCTATGGTTGCCCGGGGGTATtctctattgtgtgtgtgtttggagtgGATAGTATTTATGGGCTAGATGTGGAGTTTTCACACTGCTGTGTCTAGAACTTTGTCATTTGATCACACTtaactgcaaaggaggctgggagatGTCTCAGGCATgcttaggaagaagaaaataaggatttTGGTCTGCCTCACTGCATCTGCCACAGTCTCCATGCCTGTTTTTAAATCACCGTATGTACCCTTTTCCTCACTCACAGAACACACTGATAGCCCTTCCCTGGGGACACAACTCAAAGTTCTATATTTAAGTTCTATCAGTTTAAGATCCAGGAATTTGGGGTGATAAGAAGTTCTCTGCATGATCAGAGGTTGCTGTCCCTCGTAGTCTGATGACAAATGAACTcagaaaacacaaaatggatGGATGCCTTCCTCCATCTTTCACCTCCAAATATAAAATGGTTAGGGTCAGGCTAGCTGGAAAGAATAAACTTTCATTTGGCAGAGAAAATAGGGGGTCTACAGCTGTTGATTGTCCACAGCAGTGACAAAATCTGGGTAGATACTGTGAAGCCCCTGGCACTGACTTTACAGAGAAGTTCCTGATTAGTCCCTGTGTCTGGGCTCTGGGAAGAACTCCTTTGTTCATCATTCTTTGTGGCTCCTGGCTCTACCCTCTGGAtgttctttataattattatccTTCTTGGCTACATCTGAAGTAGGTGTTGGGGAAGAAACCCTCCTGAACAAGGTACAAATTTCAAGCCTACTCCCTGGTAATACAAATTTGGAAGCCAGTAAGTCATTCAAATATCACAGATTTCATTGTCAAACTCAACAAGTACAATTAccacaaatattttgtttaatctATTTGCTTTCAGTCAGATGTCCAGAGACAAAGATTTCCCTTACATAAATGCCTTCTTTAATTAATTACTCAATTAATTAGCTTACTCATCCCATGACTACTTCAACTTCAATAGTAGCTAGCTAGAAGCCATCTGAAATAATGGGCGTATGTCAGAAGTTTAAACCCTTGGTCTGGTCTTTTCTATAAGGAGTAGTGTCCATGTTTAACTGAAAAATCTTAATGGGCCTTTGTCAGTTAAGGACttatattcagttttatttattactgtttGAGACCTAAGAGCTGTGAGATTTTTACAGTCCTATGAAACCCAAAATTTCTGAACtcactcttccttttctctttgcaaCCCAGTCGATTCATTCCTTTCTCATCTTGTCTTGTAATACCTCGCTAAAAACAACTTTAGCACAACATTTTAGGTCTTATCAACCACTTCCATTAGGGCTAAGACTATGTAAACAGGGCCTGCCTCAAAGATTttatatgtaacattttaaaagactttgcCACTGCAAAGTAGAGCCTCCATGTTTCCAGCCTCCAAAATCCAAATGCCTCTAAACCTGCCCACTTTGTGTCACAAATAGGCTCCCAAACAAAGTGACTCATACATAATATAGACTTAAATTGCTCTTTTCACAGTACTGATGTGTTTGAGGAGCCTTCTCCATACAGTTACCCCGGGAATTAGGCTGAGCAAACGTATTCCATCTTTAACATGTGGCTTCCAAGATTGCTTGGGGTCATCCCCATTGCTGACAGCAATGAGGAAAAAGGTATATGGAGGAGTGTTCACGGGGATATTTTTGTTGGGTTGGACCTGTAAatgaattttacataattttcacTCATATGACATTGTTCAGATTTCAGCCACATTGCCACAACCacctgcaagggaggctgggaagtacAATCTCTGTGGCACAGATGAAGAGGTGAAATGGAAATGAGGACATGGATGTCGGAGAGCACTTAGTACCATTACAATCGAAATAGCCAATAAGTTATTGTAAAACAGTTTCCTCCTTTAGAAGCATGGTGTAGCTTGTTTGTGTCACTTTTACAATTTATACAAGGCCTATATCTGTCATGAATATCAGCTCTTTTTCTCGATTTCTTCATAAATTCTAAAGAACTCAAGTTCAAACTAAATGTTCCTAGCCACATGAAACCATAATTGATTCTGCACTGTAGCATCTGTAGCTTCCTCATGCATATTCCCAGCATTTGTTGCTTACAACTTCTGATTTAGCTAATTATTTATACTTCTTTGTTCTAGAATGTGAGTGTGCTCTTTGAActataaataatttcattaatcCTATAAATCattgaatcaataaaaatacttgACAGGTAGAATGAGTGacaataataacaattatataaaacttttttctagCAATTTCCattcaaaatctaaaatatttgcaTTCAAATGTATGGCTCAGGGAAGATGAAAGTAGAACTTGGGGGAAAATAATGTCTCATATTTGCATGTTTTCATACCTGACTTCATCCTTTTAATCATTAGCACAAATGGATAAACTAATTGGTTTAGCACTGGAATTACAGTATCAATAGAAGGAACTATTCTTTTGTGAAGGTCTCTGCAACTACGTCACATAGCAGAATTTTGGTTGTCCTTTCTGGAATTATGGTGCAAACATCTCTAAGTGGATGTCAACCTGCAACTGTTTAGCTATGAAGCCGTCGGTGAGGCACCACACCAGAAATATTTTCATGGAAATGTGAGCTGGAATGAAGATCTCTTTCTGGTAGTGGCAGCAGGAGAAGTCATGTTAGGCATGCAGGGAAACAGGTTCGTGGGACTGGCAAACTGCACTGAGTGGGTCAAGAATGGCAAAGTCTCATCAACTGATTTCATCCTTACTAGCTTGGCTATGGCCAGAATCACTCAACAGTGGGTAACACTATTTGATTAATTTATGGTGGTCTCCATATCCCTATGCCATTGGTAAACAAATAGCAAAAGTGATTACTATTCTTTGGACACTAACTAATCAGTGAACTACCTGGTTTGCCACCTGCCTAACATTTTCTGCTTCCTTAAGGTAGCCAAGTTCTCCCACTTCTGTTTCATCTGGCTGAAgtggagagagaacagaatgGGTCTCGTGCTTTTCCTGGGGCCTTTGTTCTTATAGTCTGTTAACTTCTGAATGCAGGATGCCCTTGGTGAGTTGTGGATGAGTACCCAGAGTCCATGAGAGACACAAGACTTTGCATTTagatataagtaaaatttttGGTCTTGAAAGGCTTCTGCTTCCTAGCTTGACCTATGTTACCCCCTTGCTCCTGTCCCTGacctctttgctctttttttttttttttttgtatttctattcttGGTGAGACACCAAGAATTTTCAGTTCAACCTGATGGGCTTTAGGGACTCCAACAGAGGCCATACAAGGGCCATGAAAATGGTGACGgctgtcctcctcctcttcaccatttacttatttgactCCAATAGCAAGTTGGATCTTCCTTAAGGTACAGAGATAACAAACAGGCCAAGATGTTTGTCATGGTGATTTCAGCTACCTGTCACTCAGGCCTGAGACTACTGTGGCATCTTAAATTCTCTCTGAGAAAACAAGTAGATTTAGCTTCACAGATAGAatttgaagggcacctgggtggctcagtcattaagcgtctgccttcagctcaggtcatgatcccagggtcccgggatcaagccctgtgttgggctccctgctcagcgggaagcctgcttctccctcccccactccccctgctgtgttccctctcttgctgtctctctctctctctctgtcaaataaataaataaaattaaaaacaaaaaaagaatttgaaaaaagttTCTGTATTCTAAGGGAAAATACCTTAACAGAAGATCTTGTAGGTTCATTTTCAATTTCAACATTCCTTTCATCAGGTCCTTTTAGATGTTGAACAGCACTGAAATTTCCCTTATCCTATGCTGTTACCTAATTAATTGTCTCAAAGTGATCTGATATAATGTTTGATTAAGGGAAATCTCTCTGCTATAGTAACACTTGCTGGCAGCAGCAGATTATTtgagacaagaagaagaaaggttATAAAACCATTCAGTGGAATAAtagtaaatgtatataatatacaatgcAATATGAAGAAATATATGTAATCATGGTCAtaggaagggaaaagaataacaaaatttttTCAACTTAAGATAAATTCACAATTATAACAGAAAAAAGATT
The sequence above is drawn from the Neomonachus schauinslandi chromosome 5, ASM220157v2, whole genome shotgun sequence genome and encodes:
- the SMIM10L1 gene encoding small integral membrane protein 10-like protein 1 gives rise to the protein MATATAPSSLALKASSTATVPSSYGVFCKGLSRTLLAFFELAWQLRMNFPYFYVAGSVILNIRLQVHI